Proteins found in one Fodinibius saliphilus genomic segment:
- the frr gene encoding ribosome recycling factor — protein MIPPELQSIIKSADQQMDRAVKHYRKELSHIRAGKAQPSILDGIKVDYYGSQTPLNQLANVSAPEARLLTVQPFDKSALEEIEKAIMSSGLGLNPNNDGNIIRIPLPILSEERRKELVKRVNELAEEARISIRNTRRDANEEIEKTVKNESLPEDSLYEAEEEIQSITDNHTEQVGELSDKKEEEIMTV, from the coding sequence ATGATTCCTCCAGAACTACAGTCTATTATCAAATCTGCCGATCAGCAAATGGATCGTGCTGTAAAACATTATCGCAAAGAGCTTTCTCATATTCGTGCAGGTAAAGCACAACCCTCTATTTTAGACGGGATCAAAGTTGATTATTACGGATCGCAAACCCCTTTGAACCAGCTGGCTAATGTAAGTGCCCCCGAGGCACGGCTACTTACGGTACAGCCTTTCGACAAATCAGCACTTGAAGAGATTGAAAAAGCTATTATGTCTTCCGGTTTGGGGTTAAATCCTAATAATGATGGCAATATTATTCGTATTCCTCTTCCGATTTTATCTGAAGAACGCCGTAAGGAGTTGGTAAAACGGGTAAATGAACTCGCTGAAGAAGCACGTATTTCTATTCGAAATACTCGTCGCGATGCCAATGAAGAGATCGAAAAAACGGTGAAAAATGAATCTCTTCCCGAAGATTCTCTTTATGAGGCTGAAGAAGAGATTCAGAGTATTACCGATAATCATACTGAACAAGTTGGGGAGCTCTCAGATAAGAAGGAAGAAGAAATCATGACTGTTTAA
- the smc gene encoding chromosome segregation protein SMC, whose protein sequence is MYISELELQGFKSFANKTNVSFDKGITAIVGPNGCGKSNIVDAMRWVLGEQRPTLLRSSSMANVIFNGTAKKNALGMAEVSLTFVNNKGLLPTEYNELTISRRLYRSGESEYLINGTTCRLKDITELFMDTGMSSDAYSVIELKMVEEILNDKNNDRRHLFEEAAGITRYKEKRKKTFRKLDETEEDLQRVEDILVEVRKKTKSLEKQAEKAKQAKKFKKELEQLDKALNKYEYVQIKEELEPLEERIDNADKEKKEIVSKADKLEKEIESARSALNEKERKQSEAQRRVSQLHSKIRDTETNLQITHEKISNEKGVIEQYTKDIEQGEKDLEDLREAFESSKKKLENFDGSLQKAEKNLSESKKRYSEIQEQYSEERDSLKKLDREFSQANQDLNDLQTKRIKIESRLENTEGDLIRIREEIEELEDEIMNYRGETKLLREKLEKAEQETEEQQEKLEQSRKKREELGDKQNELKDQIRSHQSNLDSVESEIELLRDIASSNEAFPSSVQFLLENHSEQFELLDVVSNLLSTDEKHAIALESVLSDALNYVVVDTLDNARRAAKILKENDKGRATFIPLDQLSNSYNTINDSLANKVDCDDTFSGLKELLLGNVMLYDSVNHAYQGVSNNETIGVTLDGEVVTGKQFLQSGSKSKNAGIRVGLKDKIAKLEERANKISSTIEESKSKLEQVQEQYRGIDLTAIEKKLKEKEKAARQISNKINSFTQKIEIYEKNIGELKSRRKSLINNEDQSQQELDRLQPRQKELQQKLKDLHEQQEEKKEILQQLEEERSIAQERFNDAKLKHQDLKNKVENHERDIKRAQSGIKNLKERLKIRSEKTKEAKERIEKYSSAIEQAEDKLKKLKEQKQEADKKLENAEEAAGKQRGRINEIEKELKEVRRRKEVNMELVHHLAMSKEKYEMQIENLSDHIWETYGILMDQVDEKLPKDTEADEAKKRISWLKQKLNKIGEVNPLAIEEFEEEKERLDFYEEQVADLQLAAEELRETIAQINETATERFNETFEKIRVNFQKVFHTLFNDDDYCDLVIDQEAEDPLDASIEIKANPKGKRPSTINQLSGGEKTLTAIALLFAIYLVKPSPFCVLDEVDAPLDDANIERFSAMIKQFSEDTQFIIITHNKKTMSKAEMMYGVTMPETGVSQLVGVKLDEVAEV, encoded by the coding sequence ATGTATATATCCGAACTCGAATTACAGGGATTTAAGAGTTTTGCGAACAAAACCAATGTCTCATTTGATAAAGGGATAACGGCTATTGTTGGTCCCAATGGCTGTGGAAAATCTAATATTGTTGATGCCATGCGATGGGTGCTGGGTGAACAACGCCCTACCCTTCTTCGCTCATCAAGTATGGCGAATGTGATCTTTAACGGTACTGCCAAGAAAAACGCTCTTGGCATGGCTGAAGTGTCGCTCACTTTTGTTAATAACAAGGGGTTACTACCTACCGAGTATAATGAACTTACTATTAGTCGACGTCTCTACCGCTCTGGAGAGAGTGAATACCTGATTAACGGCACTACCTGTAGGCTCAAAGATATTACCGAACTCTTTATGGATACCGGCATGAGTTCTGATGCCTACTCCGTAATTGAGCTAAAGATGGTAGAGGAGATCCTCAATGATAAAAACAACGACCGGCGCCACCTGTTTGAAGAGGCTGCCGGTATTACCCGCTACAAAGAAAAGCGAAAAAAAACCTTTCGTAAACTCGATGAAACCGAAGAGGACCTTCAGCGTGTAGAAGATATTCTTGTTGAGGTACGAAAAAAAACAAAATCACTTGAAAAGCAGGCTGAAAAAGCCAAACAAGCCAAAAAATTCAAGAAAGAACTTGAACAGCTCGATAAAGCCCTCAACAAATACGAATATGTGCAAATTAAAGAGGAGCTAGAACCGCTTGAAGAACGTATTGATAATGCCGACAAAGAGAAGAAAGAGATTGTCTCTAAGGCAGATAAGCTTGAAAAAGAGATCGAATCGGCTCGCAGTGCCCTCAATGAAAAAGAACGCAAACAGTCAGAAGCGCAACGCCGGGTTAGCCAATTGCACTCCAAGATACGGGATACCGAGACCAACCTGCAGATAACGCACGAAAAGATCAGTAATGAGAAAGGGGTTATTGAGCAGTACACAAAAGATATTGAACAAGGTGAGAAAGATCTTGAAGATCTCCGCGAAGCTTTTGAAAGCAGTAAAAAGAAACTGGAAAACTTTGACGGAAGCCTTCAGAAGGCCGAGAAAAATCTTAGTGAATCTAAAAAACGATATTCTGAGATTCAGGAACAATACTCAGAAGAACGCGACTCACTGAAGAAACTGGACCGGGAGTTTAGTCAAGCAAACCAGGATCTCAATGACCTCCAGACCAAACGCATAAAGATAGAATCTCGTCTGGAAAACACAGAAGGTGATCTTATTCGGATCAGGGAAGAGATTGAAGAGCTGGAAGACGAAATAATGAACTACCGCGGTGAAACAAAGCTGCTTCGCGAAAAGCTGGAAAAGGCTGAACAGGAAACTGAGGAACAGCAAGAAAAACTGGAGCAGTCTCGAAAAAAACGCGAAGAACTAGGGGATAAACAGAACGAACTTAAAGACCAAATACGCAGTCACCAAAGCAACCTTGATTCCGTTGAATCTGAAATTGAGCTGCTCCGTGATATCGCCAGTTCTAATGAGGCTTTTCCTTCGAGTGTACAATTTCTGCTAGAAAACCACTCAGAGCAGTTTGAACTATTGGATGTTGTTTCAAACTTACTATCCACGGATGAGAAACACGCTATTGCGCTGGAATCCGTGCTTAGCGACGCGCTCAACTATGTAGTGGTGGACACACTCGATAATGCACGCCGAGCGGCTAAGATACTTAAAGAGAACGACAAAGGTCGGGCTACTTTTATTCCGTTAGACCAGCTATCAAATTCGTATAATACTATTAACGACTCACTAGCCAACAAAGTAGATTGTGATGATACGTTTTCGGGGCTCAAAGAACTTCTGCTCGGCAATGTAATGCTCTACGACTCGGTTAATCACGCTTATCAAGGGGTATCCAATAATGAAACGATCGGTGTTACTTTGGACGGCGAAGTGGTAACCGGCAAGCAGTTTTTACAGAGTGGAAGCAAAAGTAAAAATGCTGGTATTCGCGTTGGTCTTAAAGATAAGATTGCCAAACTGGAAGAAAGAGCTAACAAGATTAGCAGTACAATTGAGGAATCAAAATCTAAGCTTGAACAGGTACAAGAACAGTACCGCGGCATCGACCTCACTGCTATTGAAAAAAAGCTCAAAGAGAAAGAAAAGGCAGCCCGCCAAATCAGCAACAAGATTAACAGCTTTACCCAAAAAATTGAGATTTACGAAAAAAATATTGGAGAGCTGAAAAGTCGCCGAAAATCACTCATCAACAACGAAGACCAGTCGCAACAAGAGCTTGACCGGCTGCAACCCCGTCAAAAAGAACTTCAACAAAAGCTAAAAGACCTGCACGAGCAGCAAGAAGAAAAGAAAGAAATTCTGCAGCAGCTCGAAGAAGAACGCTCTATTGCCCAAGAACGCTTTAACGATGCCAAGCTAAAGCACCAAGATCTTAAGAATAAAGTCGAAAATCACGAACGTGATATAAAACGTGCTCAGAGTGGAATTAAAAACCTGAAGGAACGCCTCAAAATTCGTTCAGAGAAGACGAAAGAAGCCAAAGAACGCATTGAAAAATACAGTTCGGCTATTGAACAGGCTGAAGATAAGCTGAAAAAACTCAAAGAACAGAAACAGGAAGCCGATAAAAAGCTTGAAAATGCCGAAGAAGCGGCCGGCAAACAACGTGGTCGAATTAATGAAATAGAGAAAGAACTTAAAGAAGTACGCCGCCGTAAAGAGGTAAATATGGAGCTGGTGCACCACTTGGCTATGTCGAAAGAGAAGTACGAAATGCAGATTGAGAATCTTTCTGACCATATTTGGGAGACTTATGGCATACTGATGGATCAGGTTGATGAGAAGCTTCCAAAGGATACAGAGGCGGACGAAGCCAAAAAGCGTATATCTTGGCTTAAGCAAAAGCTCAATAAGATTGGCGAGGTTAACCCCTTGGCTATTGAAGAGTTTGAAGAAGAGAAAGAACGCCTGGATTTTTATGAGGAACAAGTGGCCGACCTCCAGCTGGCGGCAGAAGAACTTCGCGAAACAATTGCCCAGATCAATGAAACAGCGACTGAACGATTTAACGAAACTTTTGAGAAGATCCGGGTTAATTTCCAGAAAGTATTCCATACACTCTTTAATGACGATGACTATTGTGATCTCGTCATTGATCAGGAGGCCGAAGATCCGCTGGATGCGAGCATTGAAATAAAAGCAAATCCTAAGGGCAAACGTCCCTCTACTATTAACCAGCTTTCAGGGGGGGAAAAAACCTTAACCGCTATTGCCCTACTCTTTGCCATCTATCTTGTGAAGCCTTCACCATTCTGTGTTTTGGATGAGGTTGATGCACCGCTCGACGATGCCAATATCGAACGCTTTTCTGCGATGATTAAGCAGTTTAGTGAAGACACACAGTTTATCATCATTACCCACAACAAGAAAACGATGAGTAAGGCAGAGATGATGTATGGCGTAACGATGCCGGAAACGGGCGTCAGTCAGCTTGTGGGCGTAAAGTTAGATGAAGTTGCAGAAGTTTAG
- a CDS encoding 4-hydroxy-3-methylbut-2-enyl diphosphate reductase, which yields MGRKTFDIPEIYQSPIIRKVKDANKVMDPRKKDLEPSILDFGPVRFHVPRHFGFCYGVENAIDIAYKAVADNPNKDIYLLSEMIHNPTVNEDLLDRGVKFLFETDGTELIPIESLDEDDLVIVPAFGTTLEMQARLKEQGIDPYEYNTTCPFVEKVWKRGKQLGKKGHSLVIHGKHRHEETRATFSHNADHSECVVVLNPEEAQILADILTGDRPKSDFDEHFGHKSTEGFDPHNDMEHFGVINQTTMLATETEEVMEILKTAAIEKYGEADILDHFADTSDTLCYATNENQSATLALGETKSDLAIVVGGYNSSNTMHLVEILEHSFPTYHVRDAEEFSSAGEIQHFDQWDKELKTTEEWLPMDEDPVDIAITSGASCPDVLVDEVILKILSFFDETAQVEDIIAPFEEKLEEVA from the coding sequence ATGGGCCGCAAGACGTTCGATATTCCAGAAATTTACCAATCACCGATCATTCGCAAAGTTAAAGATGCCAACAAGGTGATGGACCCCCGCAAGAAGGACTTGGAGCCCAGCATATTAGACTTTGGTCCGGTACGTTTTCATGTGCCCCGCCATTTCGGTTTTTGCTACGGAGTAGAAAACGCAATAGATATTGCCTACAAAGCCGTTGCCGATAACCCGAATAAAGATATCTACTTGCTTAGCGAGATGATCCATAACCCTACGGTGAATGAAGACCTCCTGGATCGCGGCGTCAAATTCCTTTTTGAAACCGACGGAACAGAACTAATCCCCATTGAATCGCTGGATGAAGATGATCTCGTTATTGTACCGGCCTTTGGCACTACTCTGGAAATGCAGGCACGGTTAAAAGAACAAGGTATTGACCCCTACGAGTACAATACTACCTGCCCATTTGTAGAGAAAGTTTGGAAACGGGGCAAACAGCTGGGCAAAAAAGGCCATTCCTTAGTTATCCACGGCAAACATCGCCATGAAGAAACACGAGCGACCTTTTCTCACAATGCAGACCACTCTGAGTGTGTGGTTGTCTTAAACCCCGAAGAAGCCCAGATTCTAGCTGATATTCTTACGGGCGACCGTCCTAAATCTGACTTTGACGAACATTTCGGACATAAAAGCACCGAGGGTTTTGATCCCCACAACGATATGGAACATTTCGGGGTAATCAATCAAACCACGATGCTTGCCACAGAAACAGAAGAAGTGATGGAAATTCTTAAAACTGCCGCCATTGAAAAATATGGTGAGGCTGATATTCTCGATCACTTTGCCGACACTTCTGATACCCTTTGTTATGCTACAAACGAGAATCAATCGGCGACTCTAGCATTGGGCGAAACGAAGAGTGACCTGGCTATAGTAGTAGGCGGTTATAACTCCTCAAATACCATGCACCTAGTAGAAATTCTGGAACACTCTTTCCCGACCTACCATGTGCGTGACGCTGAAGAGTTCTCCTCTGCAGGTGAAATACAGCATTTTGATCAATGGGATAAAGAACTTAAAACTACCGAAGAATGGCTGCCCATGGATGAAGATCCTGTTGATATTGCTATTACTTCCGGGGCTTCTTGCCCGGATGTGCTGGTTGATGAAGTTATCTTAAAGATTCTCTCCTTTTTTGACGAAACGGCACAGGTAGAAGATATTATTGCCCCTTTCGAAGAAAAGCTGGAAGAAGTAGCTTAA
- a CDS encoding CdaR family protein, with product MSRFEEYKEKFLSGWWEDFVKKSDEEAELEIGRERIVVFAVALILAFCFWLMVNLSRDYNLNVELPISLGAVPENKALAEDLPDKATVSVSGEGWKLINLYNNPPSINVDVTNEEVNVYDQVQQRMNTLPDISVQKVQPLVLTVELEESASKKVPVLSRVNVSFDKQYDFIEQPVITPDSITITGARSLLDDITAWPTDSVDISGVSTDLSRSVQLKEASKLVNLSRQQVEFNGTVSQFTEGEMEVDVSARDLPLGRSISFSPSSITVTYRVPIGEYNDVQKINPFTAYITDRQIKQDSSGFITPKIEQTENKYHIKIRSFQPRSIAYFMVLD from the coding sequence ATGTCCAGATTCGAAGAATATAAAGAAAAATTTTTATCAGGCTGGTGGGAGGACTTTGTTAAAAAGTCTGACGAAGAAGCGGAGCTGGAAATTGGGCGTGAACGCATTGTGGTATTTGCAGTAGCACTGATTCTTGCATTCTGTTTTTGGCTGATGGTCAACTTAAGTCGAGATTATAATCTTAATGTCGAGTTGCCAATCTCTCTTGGGGCGGTCCCTGAAAATAAAGCCTTGGCCGAAGACCTTCCCGATAAAGCCACAGTCAGTGTATCCGGAGAAGGATGGAAACTTATTAACCTGTACAACAACCCTCCGTCTATTAATGTGGATGTGACCAATGAAGAGGTTAATGTTTACGATCAGGTTCAGCAACGCATGAATACACTACCTGATATAAGCGTACAGAAAGTTCAGCCTCTTGTTCTTACCGTTGAACTTGAAGAGAGCGCCTCTAAGAAGGTGCCGGTACTTTCCCGTGTGAACGTTTCTTTTGACAAGCAGTATGATTTTATTGAGCAACCAGTAATTACTCCGGACAGTATCACTATTACAGGTGCTCGTTCTCTGCTTGATGATATCACAGCATGGCCCACAGATTCAGTAGATATCTCTGGTGTTTCAACTGATTTGTCGCGATCGGTACAACTTAAAGAAGCGAGTAAGTTGGTTAATTTATCTCGGCAGCAAGTTGAATTTAATGGCACGGTATCTCAGTTTACAGAAGGAGAAATGGAAGTGGACGTTTCTGCCCGAGACCTACCTCTGGGGCGCAGTATAAGTTTTAGCCCCTCATCCATTACCGTTACGTACCGTGTGCCAATTGGAGAATATAATGACGTTCAAAAGATCAATCCTTTCACAGCTTATATTACAGACAGGCAGATCAAGCAGGATTCATCTGGTTTTATTACACCAAAAATCGAGCAGACCGAAAATAAGTATCATATTAAGATACGTTCATTTCAGCCGCGAAGTATTGCTTATTTTATGGTACTGGACTAA
- a CDS encoding DUF721 domain-containing protein — protein MGRYRSNTPKSLKDALKDFLDDYPHRKRLKRGMILSMWERTVGEKIAEQTDNVHFERGNLIVHVKNPAWRQEIHMKRFSIAKKLNDKVDEKIIKEIVVRS, from the coding sequence GTGGGACGCTATCGTTCAAATACTCCAAAGTCGCTTAAAGATGCGTTGAAAGATTTTCTTGATGACTATCCTCATCGCAAGAGATTAAAGCGTGGTATGATTTTGTCGATGTGGGAGCGAACAGTAGGTGAAAAAATTGCTGAACAAACAGATAATGTTCATTTTGAACGTGGCAATCTTATAGTGCATGTGAAGAATCCGGCTTGGCGACAAGAGATACATATGAAGCGCTTTAGTATTGCAAAGAAGCTGAATGATAAAGTAGATGAAAAAATCATAAAGGAAATTGTGGTGCGTTCTTAA
- the recF gene encoding DNA replication/repair protein RecF (All proteins in this family for which functions are known are DNA-binding proteins that assist the filamentation of RecA onto DNA for the initiation of recombination or recombinational repair.) encodes MQITSLKLQNFRNHIETIVDWAPHMNVIIGQNGAGKTNLIDAIHYLCMSRSFVSSSDMYVVNQDATFFMIKGHFEGNIRSSFDVGCSYSRGEGKKIFVNESPLDRLSDLIGMVPVVVLSPRDKKLTSEGPSERRSFIDSFISQISPAYLQDLLDFRKARKQRNKLLQQFRGSREVLVSYLEPWNAQLLEYGTRIVAKRTQVLNNFQDFLAREYEVISGMRHEPHLEYQTFCEPDEDVETIHNRYKAKLEEEQDHEIERELTLVGPHRDEIVFYLDDFELRKYGSQGQHRLFALALKLAQLLYFSEELDDLPIFLLDDVFGDLDAQRTEVLLNALIEHAGQTFVTAANPIPFDDYLEFDGEKNRKFKVESGNINRLI; translated from the coding sequence ATGCAAATAACGAGCCTGAAGCTACAAAATTTTCGAAATCATATAGAAACGATCGTAGATTGGGCTCCACACATGAATGTGATAATCGGCCAAAATGGTGCGGGTAAAACTAATCTCATTGATGCTATCCATTATTTGTGTATGAGTCGCAGTTTTGTTTCCAGCAGCGATATGTATGTAGTCAATCAGGATGCGACTTTTTTTATGATTAAAGGGCATTTTGAGGGAAATATTCGTTCCAGTTTTGATGTTGGATGTTCCTATTCACGGGGAGAAGGGAAAAAGATATTTGTAAATGAAAGTCCGTTGGATAGGCTTTCTGACCTTATCGGTATGGTACCGGTGGTGGTACTTTCGCCGCGAGATAAGAAATTAACAAGCGAGGGTCCGAGCGAACGTCGTTCTTTTATTGATTCTTTTATTAGCCAGATTTCTCCTGCTTATTTGCAGGATTTGCTTGACTTTCGTAAAGCCCGGAAGCAGCGCAACAAGTTGTTGCAACAGTTTAGAGGAAGCAGGGAGGTGCTTGTTTCATATCTGGAGCCATGGAATGCTCAGCTGTTGGAATATGGTACCCGTATTGTAGCCAAGCGTACCCAAGTGCTCAATAATTTTCAGGATTTTCTTGCCCGTGAGTATGAAGTAATTTCGGGTATGCGCCATGAGCCGCATCTTGAGTATCAAACGTTTTGTGAGCCCGATGAAGATGTAGAGACGATCCACAATCGTTATAAGGCCAAGCTCGAAGAAGAGCAAGATCATGAAATAGAACGGGAACTCACTCTGGTGGGGCCGCATCGCGACGAAATTGTTTTTTATCTGGATGATTTTGAGCTGCGTAAATATGGATCGCAAGGCCAGCATCGTTTATTTGCACTGGCTTTGAAACTGGCCCAGCTTTTGTATTTTTCGGAAGAACTAGATGATCTCCCGATTTTTTTGCTGGATGACGTGTTTGGAGACCTGGATGCTCAACGCACGGAAGTATTGCTAAATGCGTTAATTGAGCACGCCGGGCAGACTTTTGTAACAGCTGCGAATCCTATTCCATTTGATGATTATCTTGAATTTGATGGAGAAAAAAATCGTAAATTTAAAGTTGAAAGCGGCAATATTAATCGCTTAATATAA
- the eno gene encoding phosphopyruvate hydratase, whose amino-acid sequence MSFIDEVIGRQIIDSRGNPTVEVDVVLTNDMMGRAAVPSGASTGEYEAVELRDSNSDAYLGKGVSQAVENVNTIIASELRGLEAFNQVEIDNTLIEVDGTENKSKLGANAMLGVSLAVADAASNALNLPLWRYIGGVNAKVLPLPMMNIINGGSHADNNVDLQEFMIMPSGAASFSEAIRMGSEIFHHLKKVLSSKNYSTAVGDEGGFAPNLKSNEEAVEVILQAIEKAGYTPSDEVVIALDPATAEFYNAEKEVYEFRWSDGSERTNEEMVDFWSSWVDKYPIVSIEDALDENDWDGWKKLTDAVGDKVQLVGDDLFVTNTERLAKGIKMGVANSILIKVNQIGTLTETLDAIEMAHKNDYTAVISHRSGETEDTTIADLAVATNAGQIKTGSMSRTDRIAKYNQLLRIEEQLGDNAIFLGGDAFGF is encoded by the coding sequence ATGAGCTTTATAGACGAAGTTATTGGTCGCCAAATTATTGATTCACGTGGAAATCCAACAGTAGAAGTTGACGTTGTATTAACGAACGATATGATGGGGCGGGCAGCAGTGCCCTCAGGTGCTTCAACAGGAGAGTATGAGGCTGTTGAACTGCGGGACTCTAACTCCGATGCCTATTTAGGAAAGGGCGTCAGTCAAGCGGTAGAAAATGTAAATACAATTATTGCTAGTGAACTGAGGGGCTTGGAAGCTTTTAACCAAGTAGAAATTGATAATACCTTAATTGAAGTTGACGGTACTGAGAATAAAAGTAAGCTTGGCGCCAATGCGATGTTGGGCGTTTCATTGGCTGTTGCGGATGCTGCATCCAATGCTTTAAACCTTCCTCTTTGGAGATATATCGGGGGTGTTAACGCAAAAGTGCTTCCATTGCCTATGATGAATATTATTAATGGTGGTTCGCATGCCGATAACAATGTGGATCTCCAGGAGTTTATGATTATGCCTAGCGGAGCCGCCTCATTTTCTGAAGCGATACGTATGGGTTCTGAAATTTTCCATCACCTTAAAAAAGTCTTGAGTAGTAAGAACTACAGTACAGCCGTGGGTGATGAAGGTGGTTTCGCTCCCAATCTAAAGTCAAATGAAGAGGCGGTTGAGGTAATTTTACAAGCGATAGAAAAAGCAGGATACACTCCCTCTGATGAAGTCGTAATTGCTCTGGATCCGGCAACAGCTGAATTTTATAACGCCGAAAAAGAGGTGTATGAATTCCGTTGGAGCGATGGCAGTGAGCGTACAAACGAAGAGATGGTCGATTTTTGGAGCAGTTGGGTAGATAAATACCCGATTGTATCTATTGAAGATGCACTTGACGAAAATGACTGGGATGGCTGGAAAAAGCTTACCGATGCTGTTGGTGATAAGGTGCAACTTGTGGGAGATGATCTTTTTGTTACCAATACAGAGCGTCTGGCAAAAGGGATAAAGATGGGGGTTGCCAATTCCATCCTCATTAAAGTAAATCAGATAGGTACCCTCACAGAAACACTCGATGCTATTGAGATGGCTCACAAAAACGATTATACCGCAGTAATTTCTCACCGATCCGGTGAAACAGAAGACACTACTATAGCCGACTTGGCAGTAGCGACCAATGCCGGGCAAATTAAAACGGGATCAATGAGCCGTACCGATCGAATTGCTAAATATAACCAACTGTTACGTATCGAAGAACAGTTAGGTGATAATGCAATCTTCTTAGGAGGCGATGCATTTGGATTTTAA
- the prmC gene encoding peptide chain release factor N(5)-glutamine methyltransferase, whose product MSSKVEEWTVLSMLEWATDFFKEKDIPDPRHSIEWLLADTLDIKRLDLYLKYDRPLSPQELNTLRPMVKRRAKHEPLQYIIGFTDFMHAKISVDKRVLIPRLETEQLVEILLDNHEEDEPKNVIDLGTGSGCIPIALKMERPQWTVSGIDISEDALELARENAKQNEVTVSFTKADILSSESISDKQPFDIIVSNPPYITPGEEELLEPQVKEYEPHEALFFDKIDHMYGTIIDYAAKNLTKHGALYLELHESYADKIQGLFDDAIWDATIHHDYDKKPRFIVAFLK is encoded by the coding sequence ATGAGCTCCAAGGTCGAGGAATGGACGGTCCTTTCCATGTTGGAATGGGCTACTGACTTTTTTAAAGAAAAAGACATTCCCGACCCACGGCACAGCATAGAGTGGCTACTGGCCGATACCCTGGATATTAAGCGGCTAGACTTATACCTGAAGTACGACCGCCCCCTCTCTCCCCAAGAACTCAATACACTTCGGCCGATGGTAAAACGTCGGGCTAAGCATGAGCCCCTACAATATATCATTGGGTTCACCGATTTTATGCATGCAAAAATATCGGTTGATAAACGTGTACTTATTCCACGGCTCGAAACGGAACAACTTGTAGAAATTCTCCTTGATAACCACGAAGAGGATGAGCCTAAAAATGTTATTGACTTAGGCACCGGTTCTGGCTGTATCCCCATTGCTCTTAAAATGGAGCGCCCCCAATGGACCGTTTCCGGCATTGATATTTCTGAAGATGCTCTCGAGTTGGCCCGGGAAAATGCTAAACAAAACGAGGTCACTGTTTCTTTTACTAAAGCTGATATACTTTCTTCTGAAAGCATATCTGATAAACAACCTTTCGATATCATCGTTTCTAACCCTCCCTATATTACCCCTGGTGAGGAAGAACTGCTTGAGCCCCAAGTCAAAGAGTACGAACCCCATGAGGCACTCTTCTTTGATAAAATAGATCATATGTACGGCACTATTATCGATTATGCCGCTAAAAACCTTACCAAGCATGGTGCACTCTACCTGGAACTGCACGAGAGCTATGCCGACAAAATACAGGGCCTTTTTGATGA